Proteins encoded together in one Onychomys torridus chromosome 1, mOncTor1.1, whole genome shotgun sequence window:
- the Kif22 gene encoding kinesin-like protein KIF22 yields the protein MNIEAKARPRRRKMAAATSGAGRCLSKGGSSRRPPPARVRVAVRLRPFMDEATRATEVPCVRGIDSCSLEVANWRKYQETLKYQFDAFYGEKSTQQDIYVGSVQPILRHLLEGQNASVLAYGPTGAGKTHTMLGSPEQPGVIPRALMDLLQITREESAEGRPWDLSVTMSYLEIYQEKVLDLLDPASGDLAIREDCRGNILIPGLTEKHITSFSDFEQYFLPASKNRVVGATRLNQRSSRSHAVLLVKVGQRERLAPFRQREGKLYLIDLAGSEDNRRTGNQGIRLKESGAINTSLFVLGKVVDALNQGLPRIPYRDSKLTRLLQDSLGGSAHSIIIANIAPERRFYQDTVSALNFTARSKEVINRPFTNESLQPHALAPVKLSQKELLGPSEAKKAKGPEEESTGSPESMAAPASASQKLSLLQKLSNMDPAMLENLLSLDRLLGSQGSQGTPLLNTPKRERMVLIKTVEEKDLEIERLKMKQKELEAKVLAQEVLDPKEKENTLATPQSLPSCPGTTAKPLKRAVVMPLQLIQKQADSKIHILKKGHKRKLEPSHVSKPVEKAEDCWELQISPELLAHGRKKLLDLLNEGSARDLRSLQLIGQKKAQLIMGWRELHGPFSKVEDLEQVEGISGKQVESFLKANLLGLAAGQHCGPS from the exons GAGCTGGTCGCTGTCTGAGCAAGGGAGGGTCTAGTCGGCGCCCACCTCCAGCTCGAGTAAGGGTGGCTGTGCGGCTTCGGCCATTCATGGATGAAGCGACAAGAGCGACCGAAGTCCCCTGTGTGCGAGGCATAGACAGCTGCTCTCTTGAGGTGGCCAACTGGAGGAAATACCAGGAGACACTCAAGTATCA GTTCGATGCCTTCTATGGAGAGAAGAGCACTCAGCAGGACATCTATGTGGGTTCAGTACAGCCCATCCTGAGGCACTTGCTGGAAGGGCAGAATGCCAGTGTGCTTGCCTATGGGCCTACTGGGGCAG GGAAGACACACACAATGCTGGGCAGCCCAGAACAACCTGGAGTGATTCCCAGAGCTCTCATGGACCTCCTGCAGATTACAAGGGAGGAAAGTGCAGAGGGCCGGCCATGGGACCTTTCTGTCACTATGTCCTATTTAGAGATCTACCAGGAAAAG GTACTAGACCTCTTGGATCCCGCATCAGGAGACCTAGCGATCCGAGAAGACTGTCGAGGAAACATCCTGATTCCCGGCCTCACAGAGAAGCACATCACCAGCTTCTCTGACTTTGAGCAGTACTTCCTGCCAGCCAGTAAAAACCGTGTGGTAGGAGCCACCCGGCTTAACCAGCGCTCTTCTCGTAGCCATGCAGTCCTCCTGGTCAAG GTGGGTCAGCGGGAACGTTTGGCTCCATTTCGCCAGCGGGAAGGAAAACTCTACCTTATAGATTTGGCTGGTTCCGAGGACAACCGTCGCACAGGCAACCAGGGCATTCGGCTCAAAGAGAGTGGAGCCATCAACACTTCCCTCTTTGTACTGGGCAAAGTGGTGGACGCATTAAACCAGGGCCTCCCTCGTATACCATACCGGGACAGCAAGCTCACTCGCTTATTGCAG GACTCTCTGGGTGGTTCAGCTCACAGCATCATTATTGCCAACATTGCTCCTGAAAGGCGTTTTTACCAGGATACAGTCTCAGCGTTGAACTTCACTGCTAGGTCCAAGGAGGTGATTAACCGGCCTTTCACCAATGAGAGTCTACAGCCTCATG CCTTGGCACCTGTTAAGCTGTCTCAGAAAGAACTGTTAGGCCCATCAGAGGCCAAGAAAGCCAAAGGCCCTGAAGAAGAATCAACTGGGAGCCCTGAGTCTATGGCagctccagcttctgcctcccagaaaCTGAG CCTCTTACAGAAACTAAGCAATATGGACCCAGCCATGTTGGAGAACCTCCTGAGCTTGGATCGTTTGCTGGGCTCCCAGGGGAGCCAAGGGACACCTCTGCTGAACACCCCAAAGCGAGAGCGAATGGTACTCATTAAGACAGTGGAGGAAAAGGACTTGGAGATTGAG AGGCTtaagatgaagcaaaaagaaCTAGAGGCCAAGGTGCTGGCCCAGGAGGTGCTGGatccaaaggagaaagagaacaccCTGGCAActccccagtccctcccttcTTGTCCAGGCACAACGGCAAAGCCCCTGAAAAGGGCTGTGGTGATGCCTCTGCAGCTAA ttcagaagcaggcagattcaAAGATCCATATTCTGAAGAAAGGCCACAAAAGAAAG CTGGAGCCATCACATGTGTCCAAGCCTGTGGAAAAGGCTGAGGACTGCTGGGAGCTACAGATTAGCCCAGAGTTACTGGCACACGGACGCAAAAAATTACTGGATCTGCTGAATGAAGGCTCAGCCCGAGATCTGCGCAGCCTGCAGCTCATTGGCCAGAAGAAGGCCCAACTCATCATGGGCTGGAGGGAGCTCCATGGCCCCTTCAGCAAG GTGGAGGACTTGGAGCAGGTGGAAGGCATTTCTGGAAAGCAGGTGGAGTCTTTCCTGAAG GCGAACCTCTTGGGCTTGGCTGCCGGCCAGCACTGTGGCCCCTCCTGA
- the Maz gene encoding LOW QUALITY PROTEIN: myc-associated zinc finger protein (The sequence of the model RefSeq protein was modified relative to this genomic sequence to represent the inferred CDS: inserted 2 bases in 1 codon; deleted 1 base in 1 codon): MFPVFPCTLLAPPFPVLGLDSRGVGGLMNSFPPPQGHAQNPLQVGAELQSRFFASQGCAQSPFQAAPAPPPTPQAPAAEPLQVDLLPVLAAAQESAAAAAAAAAAAAAAVTAPPAPAAASTVDTAALKQPPAPPPPPPAVSAPAAEAAPPAAAATLAAAAAXAAPTSAVAVAPVASVLEKKTKSKGPYICALCAKEFKNGYNLRRHEAIHTGAKAGRVPAGAMKMPTMVPLSLLSVPQLSGAGGGGGEPAAGGGAAAGAPGGVVTTTASGKRIRKNHACEMCGKAFRDVYHLNRHKLSHSDEKPYQCPVCQQRFKRKDRMSYHVRSHDGAVHKPYNCSHCGKSFSRPDHLNSHVRQVHSTERPFKCEKCEAAFATKDRLRAHTVRHEEKVPCHVCGKMLSSAYISDHMKVHSQGPHHVCELCNKGFTTAAYLRIHAVKDHGLQAPRADRILCKLCSVHCKTPAQLAGHMQTHLGGAAPPIPGDAPQPQPTC; the protein is encoded by the exons ATGTTCCCCGTGTTCCCCTGCACGCTGCTGGCCCCCCCCTTCCCCGTGCTGGGCCTGGACTCCCGGGGGGTGGGCGGCCTCATGAACTCCTTCCCGCCACCGCAGGGTCACGCCCAGAACCCCCTGCAGGTCGGGGCTGAGCTCCAGTCCCGCTTCTTTGCCTCCCAGGGCTGCGCCCAGAGCCCGTTCCAG GCCGCGCCGGCGCCCCCGCCCACGCCCCAGGCCCCGGCGGCCGAGCCCCTGCAAGTGGACTTGCTCCCGGTCCTCGCCGCCGCGCAGGAGTCGGCGGCCgcggccgcggcggcggcggcggcggctgctgcgGCGGTGACTGCGCCCCCGGCCCCCGCGGCCGCCTCCACCGTGGACACAGCGGCCCTGAAGCAGCCTCCGgcgcccccgccgccg cccccTGCTGTCTCCGCGCCCGCCGCCGAGGCCGCGCCCCCCGCCGCGGCCGCCAccctcgccgccgccgccgc ggccgcCCCGACCTCCGCCGTCGCCGTGGCCCCCGTGGCGTCCGTCTTGGAGAAGAAGACAAAGAGCAAGGGGCCCTACATCTGCGCCCTGTGCGCCAAGGAGTTCAAGAACGGCTACAACCTCCGGAGGCACGAAGCCATCCACACGGGCGCCAAGGCCGGCCGCGTCCCCGCGGGCGCCATGAAGATGCCCACCATGGTGCCCCTGAGCCTCCTGAGCGTGCCCCAGCTGAGCGGGGCCGGCGGGGGCGGCGGGGAGCCCGCGGCTGGCGGGGGCGCGGCCGCGGGGGCGCCCGGCGGCGTCGTGACCACCACGGCCTCCGGGAAGCGCATCCGGAAGAACCACGCCTGCGAGATGTGCGGCAAGGCCTTCCGCGACGTCTACCACCTGAACCGACACAAGCTGTCGCACTCGGACGAGAAGCCCTACCAGTGCCCTGTGTGCCAGCAGCGCTTCAAGCGCAAGGACCGCATGAGCTACCACGTGCGCTCGCACGACGGCGCTGTGCACAAGCCCTACAACTGCTCCCACTGTGGCAAGAGCTTCTCCCG GCCGGACCACCTCAACAGCCACGTGAGACAAGTGCACTCAACAGAGCGGCCCTTCAAATGCGAG AAATGTGAGGCAGCTTTTGCTACGAAGGATCGACTCCGCGCGCACACAGTACGACACGAGGAGAAGGTGCCATGTCATGTGTGTGGCAAGATGCTGAGCTCGGCTTATATTTCGGACCACATGAAGGTGCACAGCCAGGGCCCTCACCATGTCTGTGAGCTCTGCAATAAAG GCTTCACCACAGCAGCATACCTGCGCATCCACGCGGTGAAGGACCACGGGCTCCAGGCCCCGCGGGCCGACCGCATCCTGTGTAAGCTGTGCAGCGTGCACTGCAAGACCCCTGCCCAGCTGGCCGGCCACATGCAGACCCACCTGGGGGGGGCCGCCCCTCCTATCCCGGGAGATGCCCCCCAGCCACAGCCTACCTGCTGA